The nucleotide sequence ATCACCAGCAGCCTTTTGTTTGGTGGATTAAGGACCTATCGATACGTCTGTTGGAGTTGTTCTGTTAGTCTTCAGGTGATTCAGGAACCTTCCACTTCATCCATTCTATCAGCACAGCTGTTAGAACTGTTCTCCATTGAAGACATGGACTTGTCTATTTCCTGTCACGTGGATGATGTTCAGTAACTTACTGCTGTGTCATTATTTACACAATCTCTGGATATTTTCCGGTAACATGACCTGATCCAGTGGGTCATGGGTTGATCCTCACATGACTTCAGTCATGATAGGAGAAGATGCTGAAGCCTTTGTGGAACGAGTCAATTTTATGTTCGTTTCCATTCATGATATTATATCTACGTATTTTATTGTACACTTATTAATAACTTTATACTAGGgtattattacacattaataaCTTTATACTAGGgtattattacacattaataaCTTTATACtagggtattattattattattgctaatatttttaatattataattattattccCTTTACccttatgttttaatttttcttcattgtatattttccttgtttctgtttgttctgtgtgtctgaatgctgctacaacatttcaatttcccagtttgggataaataacgTATACCTTAtcctttcatttcttcttttttcttttctttttcttttctaatctGTTTAGTTAGCATAGAGTAAAGCCACAtggtgtgttttattaattatgATAGAGGTTGAGACAATACATTCATACTGATATAATTCATTGTGTTGTTGGTGCTGAATATAAAAGGAACATTTGCACGTCTTACTTTGTGGGCTTCCTCCACTGTTCACCATCCCAGAGCCGGATCCCCCCATGCTGGCCTTGAGGGTGTAGGACAGAGCAAAGTGCACCAGGGGGCAGATGACGTTATGGTCGCCCACAATGTCGTCCAGGGCGTCTCgatttttctttccattattCTCGTCTGTCCAGTCAGTGTACTGCAGAACCACCGCCTCCAAGCCAATATCATTAGCATGTGGTACGCTCAGCTTCACACCTAGAGGAGAATCCAGGTAAAAGTTACAGCTGAATGACTCCAACATCGTGTCTGCTCCCACAGGTCATAGACTGATGGTTGTCTTCTAAGCATCAGTAGCTGGAGACCACACTGCTTACTGTGACCACAGGACCAATTGTGTCTTTTGAATTAACTCTGCAGCTTTGCTCCACTTTCTGTAAAAGACGCCGCCAAAGTGTCTCATCTTCACCTCACCTGCCAAGAAGTCCTCTCTGGAGATGAGGCTGTCGTTGTCTTTGCTAAAGCCTGGTGCTCCATATGGCAGGAAGTAGGAGCCTTCGTCCTGGTTCACCCCGAGCAGGACCTGAGTGTCTTTAAAGTTTCCTGAGCTGATCATGGCTTCTGGAGTGTCAGGGAGAACCTCGCCATCCACAACAGGAACAAATGAAAAGCGGAAGAGTGCTGACCAGGGCAGGACCTGAACGGAACAGGATAACCAGATCAAATGTACCTCTGCTGACCGGTTGGACTGAGGACAACTGGTGCACACTGTTGTTACACGATGACGACATCACACTGAACACACCCCATGTCGGCATTACCTCCCACTCATGGTCAATGAGCTCCTGCGGGTGTCTGCCACGCAGGCAGTCCACCAGCTCAGTGTCATTGCCCCCATTGCACCCGACCAGCTTGCCCAGCTGCTTGGCCCGCCTACGGGCCTCAGCCGGGCTAACTGAGGCCCAGGGACAGTTGGGGACCCCGCTCTGAAAGATGGCCCTCGTGAAGGTGGATCGACTGTCTGGAGACAAAAGGTGGAATCCGACCGAAGCTCCGCCAGCACTCTCCCCAAAGATGGTGACCTGTTTGGTGGCACAAAGAAAGCCGCTGGATCAGGATGGATGAGTCCACCTGAGGCTGTGTGGAACATGAAACGGTGAGGAACTCACCTGTTTGGGGTTTCCACCAAAGAAATGAATGTTGTCTTGAACCCACTGCAGCACCATCCTCTGGTCCAGCAGACCCACGTTCCCAGGAGCCTCAGAGGAGCCATGCAGAGCCAGGAAGCCAAAGGCACCAATGCGGTAGTTCATGGAAACCACGATGACGGTTTCACTGTGAGCTAAGTAGCGGCCATCATACACGTCCAGAGAAGAAGATCCGCTGTAGAAGCCTGGAAATGTCAGCATCACAGCAGACGTTAGCCCAAAGTACCACAACATATAGGGACAACTTCCTGTCTCAAACATCAGGGTGGGTAGAACATACCCCTGAACATTTGGAAAGCACTTGAGATGAATGAAAGTCATGTCTAGAAGTGATAAATTAAAACTTTTGCACTAAGAAtctggtttttttaaaaatgtcatacGAAAGCTGAAGCCACTGGCTAAGAAATCCAATTTCTGTTGTACCGTAAAGAAGCACTGGTCTGCTTGTTGGGGTTTGCTGGTGGAATGGTGTGTTCTCTCAGAGCAGCCAGTCGATGATCAGGATATCAATGTTTGGGAAATAATATGATGGACACATGTATGATCACCACAGTGAACACTGTCCCTGATCAATGAGCCGTGTCTGTAATCGGATCAGTCCATTCAACAGTGTGTGACGGTAACACGGCCTGAATGATTGGCTGACTGTTCAGGACTCCTCCCTTTCAGCCTGTCGGTTCTCGTCCATAGCAACACACAGAGatgtagtgatgatgatgataataacagtaataataataataattatagtgATGTTGAAAGTTCTTGAGACAGTAACCATCACATCTTTTTGGAAAAGTTGACCAAGTAAGGTTTTTCTATGATATAACAACAAACTGGTTAACATGACGCCTCCAACTACTAtggttacagtattttattataaataactccATGTTGTTAAAGGGCAATAATTCTGTATTATTTCTCCCAGTCTGTGTCGTGATTTTCAGCATTTAACTGTGTAACATCAATACAGTAAAGCAATGGTCACTAACCTTTTTTGAGCCACAGACTGGTTTAAGGTCAAACATTTCACGAGTCCAGTCACATTTTTCAGGTTAAATTTGTATTTCAAGAAGTAATAGACAATAACAAAAGGTATGACTGAACGTGATGGCATCAGACTATATTTGCACAGAccgtcctttaaggtgtggtggatatGACCAGcatcaaaactgttttttctacATATAATAATAAACGGGAATCCAATGtctatcaactttattagcagtgtcCTGTTTCTAGTTATCCTACTGAGTAAGACCCGTACCTCCACCGTAGATCCACACCATGACGGTGAGGTTGTGAGGTCTGGGTGAGGAGGGCACCCACACATTGAGGTACAGACAGTCTTCACTCATCTCTCTGTTGGGATTCCACATCTCGCTGCCCTGGAAGCCGGGGAATGACGTGTCCACATACTGGTAGCAGGCATTGGGGTAAGAATTGGCATCATACACCCCCGTCCACGGACGTTTGGGCTCAGCCCGGCGGAAACGCCGTTTCCCCACCGGTGGCTCGGCGTAGGGAATGCCCAGAAAGGCGGTGACGAAGC is from Antennarius striatus isolate MH-2024 chromosome 23, ASM4005453v1, whole genome shotgun sequence and encodes:
- the ache gene encoding acetylcholinesterase isoform X2, whose protein sequence is MQTSVLYLLSPVFLLYLLIPTCSTQSEGDLVVQTRSGRVRGVRLLVPERSFVTAFLGIPYAEPPVGKRRFRRAEPKRPWTGVYDANSYPNACYQYVDTSFPGFQGSEMWNPNREMSEDCLYLNVWVPSSPRPHNLTVMVWIYGGGFYSGSSSLDVYDGRYLAHSETVIVVSMNYRIGAFGFLALHGSSEAPGNVGLLDQRMVLQWVQDNIHFFGGNPKQVTIFGESAGGASVGFHLLSPDSRSTFTRAIFQSGVPNCPWASVSPAEARRRAKQLGKLVGCNGGNDTELVDCLRGRHPQELIDHEWEVLPWSALFRFSFVPVVDGEVLPDTPEAMISSGNFKDTQVLLGVNQDEGSYFLPYGAPGFSKDNDSLISREDFLAGVKLSVPHANDIGLEAVVLQYTDWTDENNGKKNRDALDDIVGDHNVICPLVHFALSYTLKASMGGSGSGMVNSGGSPQTGVYVYLFDHRASNLAWPEWMGVMHGYEIEFVFGLPLDKRLNYTQDEEKLSQRMMRYWANFARTGNPSGYHDGMVDSKKRWPLFTLSDQKYVGLNTDSLKVHKGLRNQMCAFWNRFLPRLLNITDNIDEAERQWKVEFHRWSSYMMQWKNQFDHYSKQERCTDL
- the ache gene encoding acetylcholinesterase isoform X1 yields the protein MQTSVLYLLSPVFLLYLLIPTCSTQSEGDLVVQTRSGRVRGVRLLVPERSFVTAFLGIPYAEPPVGKRRFRRAEPKRPWTGVYDANSYPNACYQYVDTSFPGFQGSEMWNPNREMSEDCLYLNVWVPSSPRPHNLTVMVWIYGGGFYSGSSSLDVYDGRYLAHSETVIVVSMNYRIGAFGFLALHGSSEAPGNVGLLDQRMVLQWVQDNIHFFGGNPKQVTIFGESAGGASVGFHLLSPDSRSTFTRAIFQSGVPNCPWASVSPAEARRRAKQLGKLVGCNGGNDTELVDCLRGRHPQELIDHEWEVLPWSALFRFSFVPVVDGEVLPDTPEAMISSGNFKDTQVLLGVNQDEGSYFLPYGAPGFSKDNDSLISREDFLAGVKLSVPHANDIGLEAVVLQYTDWTDENNGKKNRDALDDIVGDHNVICPLVHFALSYTLKASMGGSGSGMVNSGGSPQTGVYVYLFDHRASNLAWPEWMGVMHGYEIEFVFGLPLDKRLNYTQDEEKLSQRMMRYWANFARTGNPSGYHDGMVDSKKRWPLFTLSDQKYVGLNTDSLKVHKGLRNQMCAFWNRFLPRLLNITGDALNIADNIDEAERQWKVEFHRWSSYMMQWKNQFDHYSKQERCTDL